A window of Apium graveolens cultivar Ventura chromosome 8, ASM990537v1, whole genome shotgun sequence contains these coding sequences:
- the LOC141677612 gene encoding uncharacterized protein LOC141677612 produces MAKKQKAKKVIFEENDRKNNSEKVDDEIVPDVKTSETCNEKLVQVPPQYQTQSSCEETMTTSESAKKRLGGARGVSALHKVVVKKARGKKFKVRYNDFGVPIGNTRPTLQSYIGMLARTMIPIDTENWPKVDCDLKAKLWDDVQDTFKIAPESEKLVLQSAGKKWRQFKADLTAKYVMPFIGKKKKLMKPPKKYAFVGKEPWKKFVAERTSPKWLEQRKLQSNRVGKRKYHHRLSRKGYIGLREEEIKKGNLKRKEKPDRAIFWWKARMPKNPDELTEEQAEINAELLEIKEKGEFVPHGTEDVLTTALQTPEHAGRVRGVGGFVTPTAFFNLPKAKKAKITKAELLDQLERNQREMAELKALVNASNGHSPMFSDKSSYQVPVNKEGAADKRNVGVAVKPLSAKQLLVNDEDFVGFDPSPPSGKKGPQSCELALDYIENKVAFGTVFDDHEEMNVSVHGVPLKPGHVRVSVDGHIQPEASVPVPIPG; encoded by the exons ATGGCAAAGAAGCAAAAAGCCAAGAAAGtaattttcgaagaaaatgaCAGGAAGAATAACTCTGAAAAGGTTGATGATGAGATTGTTCCTGATGTCAAAACTTCAGAGACTTGTAATGAAAAGTTGGTTCAAGTCCCTCCACAATATCAAACTCAAAGTAGTTGTGAAGAAACGATGACCACTTCTGAATCTGCAAAAAAAAGGCTAGGAGGTGCGCGTGGTGTTTCAGCTCTTCACAAAGTAGTGGTGAAGAAAGCTCGGGGAAAGAAATTTAAAGTTAGATACAATGATTTTGGAGTTCCCATCGGAAATACCAGGCCTACTTTACAGTCTTACATAGGAATGCTCGCAAGGACAATGATTCCAATCGACACTGAAAACTGGCCAAAAGTGGATTGTGATCTAAAAGCAAAATTATGGGATGATGTCCAG GACACATTCAAAATTGCCCCAGAAAGTGAGAAGCTTGTGCTACAATCGGCAGGTAAAAAATGGAGGCAGTTTAAAGCTGATTTAACTGCAAAATATGTGATGCCATTTAttggaaaaaagaagaaattgatgaAGCCTCCGAAGAAGTATGCGTTTGTTGGTAAAGAACCTTGGAAGAAATTTGTTGCAGAGAGGACGAGCCCCAAATGGCTG GAACAACGTAAGTTACAGAGCAATAGAGTGGGTAAACGGAAATATCATCACCGCTTGTCAAGGAAGGGGTATATTGGTTTGCGAGAAGAAGAA ATAAAGAAAGGGAACTTAAAGCGGAAAGAGAAACCTGATCGTGCAATTTTTTGGTGGAAGGCTAGGATGCCAAAGAATCCTGATGAGCTTACTGAAGAGCAAGCAGAAATAAAT GCTGAGTTACTTGAAATAAAGGAGAAGGGTGAATTTGTTCCACATGGAACAGAAGATGTGTTGACTACGGCACTTCAGACTCCTGAGCACGCAGGAAGGGTTCGAGGGGTTGGCGGCTTTGTCACTCCAACAGCATTCTTCAATTTGCCGAAAGCGAAAAAGGCTAAAATTACCAAGGCAGAGTTGTTGGATCAGTTAGAAAGAAATCAGCGGGAGATGGCTGAACTTAAGGCCTTGGTTAATGCTTCGAATGGTCACTCTCCTATGTTCTCTGACAAATCAAGTTATCAAGTACCTGTTAATAAAGAGGGAGCTGCTGATAAGCGGAATGTTGGAGTTGCTGTTAAACCGCTGAGTGCCAAACAGTTGTTGGTAAATGATGAAGACTTTGTTGGTTTTGACCCCTCTCCTCCGAGCGGAAAGAAG GGTCCACAGTCATGTGAGCTTGCACTGGATTACATAGAGAACAAGGTTGCTTTTGGAACAGTTTTTGATGATCACGAAGAGATGAATGTTTCAGTACACGGAGTGCCTCTAAAGCCCGGACATGTTCGTGTGTCGGTTGACGGACACATCCAGCCAGAGGCGTCGGTTCCAGTGCCCATACCTGGTTAA